From one Pagrus major chromosome 21, Pma_NU_1.0 genomic stretch:
- the kcnmb3 gene encoding calcium-activated potassium channel subunit beta-3: MFLNAASPRRSFSIPININLQGARRRQTRELFHTGQEQEWSRGVDGRGGLRARTQMPVSSVGEDRAILLGFAMMAFSVLMFFVVGITVIKPYGDSKWEEASCVLLWTEILEEWVDCRGVSTVPCLRVKVNLTASNQTALLHFDEELVLLGLECFYIPKCRMARAELQREVEEVKNSLDTKLESTSLCFADRTRHPGDAILKRKHTHKDALFALLWPCLMLGGGALLVGLVKLTQYLAHMASEICSEAGGGRVTSRHTRGKLYGLLRRSSMQSPS; this comes from the exons ATGTTCTTGAACGCAGCTTCTCCCCGGAGGTCGTTCAGCATCCCCATTAACATCAACCTGCAGGGTGCTCGCAGGCGGCAGACACG agagttGTTCCACACAGGTCAGGAGCAGGAGTGGAGCAGAGGGGTGGATGGGCGTGGAGGGCTGCGAGCTCGGACCCAGATGCCAGTGTCGAGTGTGGGGGAGGACAGGGCCATCCTGCTGGGCTTCGCCATGATGGCCTTCTCTGTGCTCATGTTCTTTGTGGTCGGCATCACTGTGATCAAACCATATGGTGACAG TAAGTGGGAGGAGGCCAGCTGTGTTCTCCTGTGGACTGAAATCCTGGAGGAGTGGGTGGACTGCAGAGGTGTGAGCACTGTGCCTTGCCTCAGGGTAAAGGTTAATCTCACAGCCTCCAATCAGACGGCTCTCCTCCACTTTGACGAGGAATTGGTCCTCCTCGGTCTTGAG tgTTTCTACATACCAAAATGTCGAATGGCCAGAGCAGAACTTCAGAGGGAAGTTGAGGAAGTGAAAAACAGCTTGGACACTAAGCTGGAGAGCACCTCATTGTGCTTCGCTGACCGCACCAGGCACCCGGGGGATGCCATCTTGAAAAGGAAGCACACCCATAAGGACGCCTTGTTTGCGCTGCTGTGGCCCTGTCTGATGCTGGGTGGGGGAGCTCTGTTGGTGGGCCTGGTGAAGCTGACGCAGTACTTGGCCCACATGGCGTCTGAGATATGCAGCGAGGCCGGAGGCGGCAGAGTGACATCGAGACACACTCGGGGCAAACTGTACGGACTCCTCCGGAGGTCCAGCATGCAGTCTCCCTCGTGA